In Geopsychrobacter electrodiphilus DSM 16401, a single window of DNA contains:
- a CDS encoding YcxB family protein, translating to MPETIILNYRLTKELWSQFFEAHYSCDRALKLRYFWGAICIVIGSLGFGGFYGSRLIAGLMLATGFFGVLSKHLLIYKSLRTAGKHPFFGKELTVAISLTEISVRNEMSGYRQPWDNFVAYRKLAPGFLLYHDKNAFFFIPLVAMTAGNANRLVQILTAARVPDLAGKNI from the coding sequence ATGCCCGAAACCATTATCCTCAACTACCGACTCACCAAAGAGCTCTGGAGCCAGTTTTTCGAAGCCCATTACAGCTGTGACCGCGCGCTGAAACTGCGCTACTTCTGGGGGGCCATCTGCATTGTGATCGGTTCGCTCGGGTTTGGTGGATTCTATGGATCGCGGCTCATCGCCGGGCTGATGCTGGCTACCGGTTTTTTCGGGGTTTTGTCGAAACATCTGCTGATATATAAGTCGCTGCGCACTGCCGGCAAGCATCCTTTTTTCGGTAAGGAATTAACGGTCGCAATTTCACTGACCGAGATCTCGGTGCGGAATGAAATGTCCGGCTACCGCCAGCCTTGGGATAATTTTGTTGCCTACCGCAAGCTGGCTCCCGGATTTTTGCTCTACCACGATAAAAACGCCTTCTTTTTCATCCCGCTTGTCGCGATGACGGCAGGCAACGCCAACCGTCTGGTGCAGATTCTTACGGCAGCCAGAGTGCCTGACCTGGCGGGCAAAAATATTTGA
- a CDS encoding CBS domain-containing protein, with amino-acid sequence MSTVRDLIKTRKREIFTINSSQTVYQALMLMAEKNVGALPVMEERRLVGILSERDYARKVILKGASSLDTMVKKIMTPRLISVDPQTSLEDCLDIMIQRHVRHLPILENEDMVDFISIGDLVKAILEYKNRLITELSSAETT; translated from the coding sequence ATGAGCACCGTTCGGGATTTGATAAAGACCAGAAAGAGGGAAATTTTCACCATCAATTCTTCACAGACCGTTTACCAAGCCCTGATGTTGATGGCCGAAAAGAATGTTGGGGCCTTGCCGGTGATGGAGGAGCGCCGTCTGGTGGGGATTCTTTCAGAGCGGGATTATGCGCGAAAAGTCATCCTTAAAGGGGCTTCGTCTCTTGACACGATGGTCAAGAAAATTATGACGCCGCGACTTATCTCGGTCGACCCGCAGACCTCGCTGGAGGATTGTCTTGATATCATGATTCAGCGGCACGTACGACATCTGCCGATCCTCGAGAATGAGGATATGGTTGATTTTATTTCGATCGGCGATCTGGTCAAAGCGATTCTGGAGTATAAGAACCGTTTGATCACTGAGCTCAGCTCTGCTGAAACCACCTGA
- a CDS encoding PAS domain S-box protein codes for MKSAIKLLVVGTSPARLELVVGSLENQSGCSLHIVGSSADVRAYIAENQADRLVVLSLQSAPDAVSLLKSCNGSPEFVLLVLLDKEDTQAAVKLIKAGAVDVLVESPDLLKRLRQIIDNSLAEWTMHHREQLAIDKAASFGRILDSSLTEIHTVDTETLQLLRANRGARNNLGYSKQELAKMTLLDLNPLLSKEDFFALVHPLRMGKKETIVFEALHQRKDGSRYPVAVQLQLLRTETPIFVAVILDISERKRAEERLRVSEARFRSIFDTAAAGIVILSPYGQIQEVNPYFCNFSGYRAEELIGRNIEEVTYPDDREMTIDYYATLRQAQDPIINIEKRYLCKDGQIRWGYVSIACVSERDQSKNYCIGLVQDITNHKVTEAKMQQAYDELDAFVRTVAHDLRTPLTPIIGIAEILQSYVSGALDPDALNLLADIEKSGQHMLALLEDLLDLAQVRHVQQPAVPVDTRRMIDQVLQNLTNQIIAAKVKVKVGPLSSLCLPETLISQLFANLIGNAVRYAGDAGRPIEVGEERLDRQVIFYVRDHGPGIPPEERVRIFEVFYRGAAAKKIRGTGIGLATVRKITRLYHGDVWVEETPGGGSTFKLKFPESALCCPNEGALADKAMIARLS; via the coding sequence ATGAAATCAGCGATAAAGCTGTTAGTGGTCGGCACCTCTCCGGCACGACTCGAGCTTGTTGTCGGGAGCCTGGAGAATCAATCAGGCTGCTCGCTGCATATTGTGGGCAGTTCGGCAGATGTCAGGGCTTATATCGCTGAAAACCAAGCGGATCGCCTCGTTGTCCTTTCGCTCCAGTCAGCCCCTGATGCTGTCTCGCTGCTCAAATCCTGCAACGGTTCTCCAGAGTTTGTTCTGCTGGTTCTGCTCGACAAGGAAGACACCCAGGCCGCAGTCAAGCTGATCAAAGCCGGTGCTGTCGACGTGCTGGTTGAGTCCCCGGACCTGTTGAAGCGTCTTCGCCAGATCATTGATAACAGCCTGGCCGAATGGACCATGCATCATAGAGAGCAACTGGCCATAGACAAAGCGGCCAGTTTCGGGCGTATCCTCGATTCCTCGCTCACCGAAATTCACACCGTTGATACCGAAACCCTGCAACTTCTCCGGGCCAACCGGGGCGCCAGAAATAATCTCGGGTACAGCAAGCAGGAACTCGCCAAAATGACCTTGCTCGATCTTAACCCTCTGCTGAGTAAAGAAGATTTTTTCGCTCTTGTGCACCCCTTGCGGATGGGCAAGAAAGAGACGATCGTTTTCGAAGCCCTGCATCAACGCAAGGATGGTTCGCGTTACCCGGTCGCTGTTCAGCTGCAGTTGCTTAGAACCGAAACCCCGATCTTCGTTGCCGTCATACTTGACATCAGCGAGCGCAAGCGGGCTGAAGAAAGGCTGAGGGTCAGCGAAGCCCGCTTTCGTTCGATTTTTGATACCGCCGCAGCGGGGATCGTCATCCTCTCTCCCTATGGCCAAATTCAAGAGGTCAACCCCTATTTCTGCAACTTCAGCGGCTACCGGGCAGAGGAGTTGATTGGACGGAATATCGAAGAGGTGACTTATCCCGATGATCGTGAAATGACGATTGATTATTACGCCACACTGCGTCAGGCACAGGATCCGATTATCAATATCGAAAAACGCTATCTATGCAAGGATGGTCAGATTCGCTGGGGCTATGTTTCGATCGCCTGTGTCTCAGAGCGTGACCAGAGTAAAAATTACTGTATCGGTCTGGTGCAGGACATCACCAACCACAAGGTGACCGAAGCGAAAATGCAGCAAGCTTACGATGAACTCGACGCCTTTGTTCGGACCGTTGCCCATGATCTGCGCACTCCGTTGACCCCGATTATCGGCATCGCCGAAATTCTTCAGAGTTACGTCTCGGGAGCCCTTGATCCTGACGCGCTCAATCTGCTGGCAGATATTGAAAAATCCGGTCAGCATATGCTGGCCCTGCTTGAGGATTTACTGGATCTGGCCCAGGTCAGGCATGTTCAGCAACCTGCTGTTCCGGTTGATACGCGCCGGATGATTGATCAGGTCCTGCAAAATCTGACCAATCAGATAATCGCCGCCAAGGTCAAAGTCAAAGTCGGCCCCTTATCCTCCCTCTGTCTGCCTGAAACCCTGATCAGTCAGTTGTTCGCCAATCTGATCGGTAATGCGGTCCGCTACGCCGGAGACGCAGGAAGGCCTATAGAAGTCGGAGAAGAACGCCTGGACCGTCAGGTTATCTTTTATGTCAGGGATCACGGCCCGGGCATCCCGCCAGAGGAACGTGTTCGCATCTTTGAAGTTTTTTATCGCGGCGCGGCAGCTAAAAAGATCCGTGGCACAGGAATCGGGCTGGCTACCGTGCGTAAAATTACCCGACTTTATCATGGCGATGTCTGGGTCGAAGAAACTCCTGGTGGCGGGAGTACCTTCAAGCTCAAGTTTCCCGAATCAGCCCTCTGCTGCCCAAATGAGGGGGCTCTGGCCGATAAAGCCATGATCGCCAGGCTAAGCTGA
- a CDS encoding AMP nucleosidase: MLERLEITRNWLPRYTGMPLSGFGEYILLTNFRHYVVRFAEMFGCDIQGEDKPMQSATNRSGLTIINFGIGSANAATIMDLLSAIQPKGVLFLGKCGGLKKSIEIGHFILPIAAIRGEGTSNDYYPAEVPALPSFKLHKFVSEKILEHGHDYRTGVVYSTNRRLWEHDSVFREKLKKTTSIGIDMETATIFIVGHYNAIARGALLLISDVPLTPEGVKTEESDQQVTKLWAASHLQIGIDAMTQIGEKGEKIKHFLY, from the coding sequence ATGCTGGAACGCCTTGAAATTACCAGAAACTGGTTGCCGCGCTATACGGGGATGCCGCTCTCAGGCTTCGGCGAGTATATTTTGTTGACCAACTTCCGCCATTACGTCGTCAGGTTCGCGGAGATGTTCGGTTGTGATATTCAGGGCGAAGACAAGCCGATGCAGTCGGCCACCAATCGCAGTGGCCTGACGATCATCAACTTCGGCATCGGGTCGGCGAACGCGGCTACCATCATGGACCTGCTCAGCGCCATTCAGCCGAAGGGTGTGCTGTTTCTGGGTAAATGCGGCGGGCTGAAAAAATCGATCGAGATCGGACATTTTATTTTGCCGATCGCAGCCATTCGGGGTGAGGGGACGAGTAACGATTATTATCCCGCCGAGGTCCCGGCCTTGCCATCCTTTAAGCTGCACAAATTTGTCTCGGAAAAGATCCTTGAGCACGGCCATGATTACCGTACTGGCGTGGTCTATTCGACAAACCGTCGGCTCTGGGAACATGATTCGGTGTTCCGCGAGAAACTGAAAAAAACCACCAGCATCGGGATTGACATGGAGACGGCGACGATTTTTATCGTCGGCCATTACAATGCCATCGCGCGTGGTGCGCTTCTGCTTATTTCGGATGTGCCCTTAACTCCGGAAGGGGTGAAGACCGAGGAGTCGGATCAGCAGGTGACCAAGCTCTGGGCCGCCAGCCACTTGCAGATCGGCATTGACGCGATGACCCAAATTGGTGAGAAAGGTGAGAAGATCAAGCATTTTCTGTATTGA
- a CDS encoding peroxiredoxin, giving the protein MGDCYESYLKLGHPVPDFAIDTYEPGVKNFGKLSLAGQKAAGKWTILFFYPADFTFVUATEFAALSEQYARFSKMGAEVVTLSTDTQYVHLAWQRHEKELAKVKFPMGADPTGNLSRMFGVYDESSGLALRGTFIINPEGILMNSEVNFYNMGRNIDELMRKFKANLYLAKKKDEGCPSKWQEEGDKTLKPSPEMVGRVHEALNE; this is encoded by the coding sequence ATGGGTGATTGTTATGAAAGTTATCTGAAATTGGGGCATCCGGTTCCGGACTTTGCGATCGACACGTACGAACCGGGCGTAAAGAATTTCGGCAAGCTGAGCCTTGCAGGGCAAAAAGCTGCCGGTAAATGGACTATCCTGTTTTTTTATCCCGCCGACTTTACCTTTGTCTGAGCGACCGAATTTGCTGCTCTGTCAGAGCAGTACGCGCGTTTCAGTAAAATGGGTGCCGAGGTTGTTACCCTGAGCACCGACACTCAGTATGTCCACCTGGCGTGGCAGCGGCATGAGAAAGAACTCGCCAAGGTGAAATTTCCCATGGGAGCCGATCCAACCGGGAATCTGTCCCGTATGTTCGGCGTGTATGATGAGTCCTCCGGCCTTGCCTTAAGGGGCACATTCATCATTAACCCCGAGGGAATCCTGATGAATTCCGAGGTCAACTTTTATAACATGGGCCGGAATATTGACGAATTGATGCGTAAATTTAAAGCCAACCTCTATCTGGCGAAAAAGAAAGATGAGGGCTGCCCGTCGAAATGGCAGGAAGAGGGGGACAAGACCCTCAAACCCTCTCCAGAGATGGTCGGCAGGGTTCACGAAGCGTTGAACGAGTAG
- the aceA gene encoding isocitrate lyase ICL2: MSTFSEEVKATRDWFNSPRFAGILRLFTADQVVEQRGTIAVDYTIARDAAEAFHQRLRELFKAGKSITTFGPYSPGQAVTIKRMGIEGIYLGGWATSAKGSINEDPGPDLASYPLSQVPDEAAPLVRALMAADRNQYYLRLRMTEQERKETPAIDYRPFIIADADTGHGGDAHVRNLIRRFAEVGVPGYHIEDQKPGVKKCGHQAGKVLVPVDEQIKRLNAARFQLDVMKVPGIIVARTDAEAATFLDGRGDERDQRFILGATSTNIPNYKTAFLAVMRQFHTGGVAEINGHLMYRISDEAYAEADAWLDKIGLTTEIKARIKAMSNRSTAAITAALDDASTRLLELWQMEASLKTYGEAVADVMAFHIDEGAEIAMTVDEWHAFVETASFVEAREKARSLGFNIIWNCDIARTPEGYYQVRGGISYAIAKSLGVAPFADIIWMETKTADLHDAKIFSDAIRAVYPDKMMAYNLSPSFNWDSTGMSEEEMRNFPVEIGKLGFVFNFITYGGHQVDGLAGEEFARALKEDGMLALARLQRKLRLIDSPYKTPQTYVGGPRSDAGLMATTGGTATTKAMGKGSTQFQHLIETEVPPRRLENWLKQWAGHYNLDGKLRVILRPHTAGSELLELTLVDNKDNKMANIIFAVLQDRRLRNMLSIRDQNTFSEDFRQKRLMTLISLFLIHRYKAVSVHYVTPTEDNQLQAEGMRALGLYGDIRTEVGEIIVAQVNADCVKELVKPESEALAKLIAKA; encoded by the coding sequence TGCTGCGGAGGCTTTTCACCAGCGCCTGCGTGAACTGTTCAAGGCGGGGAAATCGATCACCACCTTTGGTCCTTATTCACCCGGTCAGGCGGTGACGATCAAGCGCATGGGGATCGAGGGGATCTATCTGGGTGGCTGGGCGACTTCGGCCAAGGGTTCAATCAATGAAGATCCGGGGCCCGACCTGGCCAGTTACCCTTTAAGTCAGGTGCCCGATGAGGCCGCGCCCCTGGTGCGTGCCCTGATGGCGGCCGATCGCAATCAGTATTATCTGCGCCTGCGTATGACCGAACAGGAGCGCAAGGAGACCCCCGCCATCGATTATCGCCCCTTTATTATTGCCGACGCCGATACCGGCCACGGCGGCGACGCCCACGTACGCAACCTGATCCGGCGTTTTGCCGAGGTCGGGGTGCCGGGTTACCATATTGAAGATCAGAAACCGGGGGTCAAGAAATGCGGGCATCAGGCCGGCAAGGTGCTGGTGCCGGTCGATGAACAGATCAAGCGCCTCAACGCCGCACGCTTTCAACTCGACGTCATGAAGGTGCCGGGGATCATCGTCGCGCGCACCGATGCCGAGGCGGCGACCTTTCTCGACGGACGTGGCGACGAACGAGATCAGCGCTTCATCCTCGGTGCGACCAGTACCAACATCCCTAACTACAAGACCGCTTTTCTGGCCGTCATGCGCCAGTTCCATACCGGGGGAGTGGCGGAGATCAACGGCCACCTGATGTACCGCATTTCGGATGAGGCTTACGCCGAAGCCGATGCCTGGCTCGACAAGATCGGCCTCACGACCGAAATCAAGGCCAGAATCAAGGCGATGTCCAACCGGAGTACCGCAGCGATCACAGCGGCTCTTGATGATGCCTCGACCCGTCTGCTTGAACTCTGGCAGATGGAGGCCAGCCTCAAGACCTACGGCGAGGCGGTCGCTGATGTCATGGCCTTTCATATCGATGAAGGGGCCGAGATCGCTATGACCGTCGACGAGTGGCATGCCTTCGTCGAGACCGCGTCTTTTGTCGAGGCGCGAGAGAAGGCCCGTTCTCTGGGGTTCAACATCATCTGGAACTGCGATATTGCGCGCACCCCTGAAGGTTATTATCAGGTCCGCGGCGGTATCTCCTACGCGATTGCCAAATCCCTCGGCGTGGCGCCCTTTGCCGATATCATCTGGATGGAGACCAAGACCGCCGATCTGCATGATGCCAAAATCTTCTCTGATGCGATCCGCGCGGTTTATCCTGACAAGATGATGGCCTACAACCTGTCCCCCTCCTTCAACTGGGATTCGACCGGTATGAGCGAGGAGGAGATGCGCAACTTTCCGGTCGAGATCGGCAAGCTCGGTTTTGTCTTCAACTTCATCACCTACGGCGGACATCAGGTCGACGGCCTGGCTGGCGAAGAGTTTGCCCGGGCGCTCAAGGAAGACGGTATGCTGGCGCTGGCCCGTCTGCAACGTAAGCTGCGCCTGATCGACTCTCCCTACAAGACGCCGCAGACCTACGTCGGCGGCCCGCGCTCTGACGCCGGACTCATGGCGACCACCGGCGGCACTGCGACCACCAAGGCGATGGGTAAGGGTTCGACCCAGTTCCAGCACCTGATCGAGACCGAAGTTCCACCGCGGCGACTGGAAAACTGGCTCAAACAATGGGCTGGCCATTACAACCTGGACGGCAAGCTGCGGGTTATCCTGCGGCCGCACACCGCCGGCTCGGAACTGCTGGAGCTGACCCTGGTCGACAATAAAGATAACAAAATGGCCAATATCATCTTCGCCGTACTCCAGGACCGGCGCCTGCGCAATATGCTGTCGATTCGCGATCAGAACACCTTCAGCGAAGACTTTCGCCAGAAGCGCCTGATGACCTTGATCTCGCTTTTCCTTATCCATCGCTACAAGGCGGTTTCGGTTCACTACGTCACCCCGACTGAGGATAATCAGCTGCAGGCCGAGGGGATGCGCGCGCTGGGGCTTTATGGGGATATTCGGACGGAGGTGGGCGAGATTATCGTCGCCCAGGTCAACGCCGACTGCGTGAAGGAGCTGGTCAAACCGGAGAGTGAGGCGTTAGCCAAACTCATTGCCAAGGCCTGA